The genomic region TGATCCGCTCGCGCACCCTGTCGGCGTCCCGTGTGGTGTCGAAACCGCACACGGTCGCGGTCCCGGCGTCCTGCAGGAGCAGCGTCGCCAGGATGGTCACCGTCGTCGTCTTGCCGGCGCCGTTGGACCCGAGCAGCGCGAAGATCTCGCCGCGCTGGATCTGCAGGTCGACACCGTCCAGGACCGTCGTTTCGCCGAAAGCCTTGCGCAGACCGGAGATCGAGATGGTCGGTGCGTGCACCGCCGCCCCGGTCACGACGGATCCTGCGGATTGCGGAGCTTGTCGGTGACATTCCGGTTGAGGGACTTCCGCCAATCCTCGGTGTAGGTGTGGGCATGCGTGAGCAGCTCGTCGCAGAACGCAGCGACGTCGTCGCCGGTGACCTCCAACGCCCGTCGGCCGTCGGCCGCACCGGACTCGAAGAGTCCGAGCAGGTCCTTGAGCACGGCGATGGTGGTCATCCCGCTGCCGGCGGAGAACTTCCAGAGGTACTTCTGGATCTCGCTGTACATCACCCGGTAGTCCTCGGGAAGTTGCTTGGCCCGGGCCTCCATGGCTCGCCATTCCTTCTTGTCCCCCAGGATCTTCTTGAGGAAGTTGGTCATCGCTGTGCGCCTTTCAGTTCATCGAGTTTGAGTGAGACGAATTCCCACTTCGCCCAGAAGTTGGCGAGTTCCGCGCGGCCACTGTCGTTGAGGGAGTAGAACTTCCGCGGCGGGCCGAGCGTCGAGGCACGCTTGTCGATCATGACGAGCGCGTTCTTCTCCAGCCGCAGCAGGATCGTGTAGACGGTCCCTTCCACGACGTCCGCGAACCCGAGCTCGCGCAGCGACGAGGCGATCTCGTAGCCGTACGTCTCCCCGCGGCTGATGATCTCGAGCACACAGCCCTCGAGCACCCCTTTGAGCATCTCCGTGAGGTCCACAGGCGGCCACCTCCTCCTGTCGGTCGTGCACCGCCGATCGGTGCAGGACTGCCGATTGATTCCGGTACTCAGCACCACCGGTATGCAGTGTTACTCGGTACCGGTACTTTGTATCACTCACTAGCGGGGTCGTCAACACCTCCCGCCGACCCTGCGACCTCGCCCTAGGCTTGGACCATGTCCCAGCCCAGTTCCCAGCCCCGTGATACGACCGTCCACCCCGATGCCGACGCCCCCACCGTCACGACGCTCGTCACCGGCGCGACCGGAGCTGCCGGAGCGGAGGTCTGTCGCGCACTGCTCGCCCGCGGCCAGCGGGTCATCGCCATCGGCCGATCCGGGCAGAAGCTCGCGGAGCTCGCCAGGCAGACGCCCGGGGTCCTCACCGCAGCCGCCGATCTCGCCGACTCCGGCGACGTCCGCCGAGTCCTCGACGAGGTCCGCGCGAGCCATGGCCCGGTGGATGGTCTGGTGCATCTGGTCGGCGGCTGGCGGGGTGGCAAGAAGTTCACCGATGCCACCGAGGATGACTGGAAGTTCCTGTCCACCAACCTGATCGACACCCTCCGGCACGTGACCCTGGCGATCCACGACGACCTGGTCGCCTCGCAGCACGGGCGCGCCGTGATCGTCAGCGCGAAGGCGGCCGCGAAGCCGACCGCGGGCAACGCCGTCTACGCCACCGCAAAGGCAGCCGCCGAGGCGTGGCAGCTGGCACTGGCGGATTCGTTGCGCAAGAACCAGTCCGGTCGCAAGGACTATCCGCTCCCGCAGACGTCCGCAGCGGTGGTGTTGGTGATCACGGCGATCGGCGACAACCCGAAGTTCACCGCACCCGACGCGCTCGCCGCCCGGATCGCAGGGCTGTTCGACGCCGATGCCGCCGGCATCAACGGCACCCGGATCGATCTCACCGCACCGGCGACAGCCTGATGGCGATCCCGGACTTCATCGTGGCGCTGCGGGAGCGGGTGGGCGCGATGCCGCTGTGGCTGATCGGTTGTACTGCAGTCGTGGTCCGTCCCGGAGACCCCGCGCACACCGACACCGACGCCGACACCGGTGATCCGGAGATCCTGATGGTGCGGCGAGCCGACAACGGCGCCTGGACACCGATCACCGGCATCGTCGATCCCGCCGAGCATCCGGCGGTCGCGGCCGCCCGCGAGGTGGCGGAGGAGGCCGCCGTGACCGTGGTGGTCGAACGGCTCGCCCAGGTCGGCGTCACCGGCCCCGTGGTGTACGCGAACGGCGACCCCGCCCAGTATCTGGATCTGACGTTCCGCTGCCGGGTCGTCCCTGGCACCGCGGCAGACCCGTATCCCGCCGACGGCGAGAACACCGAGGCCAGGTGGGTGCGCCGGTCAGCACTGTCCGCGCTCGATCCCGCGGTGCGGCCGAGCATCCTGGCCCGCATCGACGCATCCCTGGCCGACGAGGTCGCGCCGCGCATGGTGACGCTCGAATCGCACTGACCCAGCTCGGGCCGGTGCGGCGACCGGGTTCGCGTGGAGGAAACTGGAGCGGTGAGCACCGCGACCCCCCTCCACGATCCGCACCGTCGACACTTCGCCTCCGACAACTACGCCGGCGTCCACCCCGAGATCCTGCAGGCCCTCGCCGATGCGAACGGCGGCCACCAGGTGGCCTACGGCGAGGACGTCTACACCGAGCGCCTGCAGCAGGTGGCGCGACGGCACTTCGGTGACCAGGCCGGCATCTGGCCGGTCTGGAACGGCACCGGCGCGAACGTGCTCAGCCTCCAAGCCCTGCTCCCCCGTTGGGGGGCGGTGGTGTGCGCCGAGACCGCGCACATCAACACCGACGAGAACGCCGCCCCGGAACGGGTCGCCGGGCTCAAGCTGCTCACCGTCCCGACGCCGGACGGCAAGCTCACCCCCGAGCTGATCGACCGTCAGGCGTGGGGTTTCGGCGACGAGCACCGTGCGCAACCCGCCGCGGTGTCGATCACCCAGACCACCGAGCTCGGCAGTCTCTACACCGCGGAACAAATCCGCGCCGTCGCCGAGCACGCGCACGCGCTCGGCCTGATGGTGCACCTGGACGGGTCCCGCATCTCCAACGCCGCCGCCGCTCTGGGCACGGACCTGCGGTCGTTCACGACGGACGTCGGGGTGGACGTGGTGAGCCTCGGCGGCACCAAGAACGGCGCGATGGGCGCCGAGGCGGTGGCGATCCTCAATCCCGAGCTCGGCGATCTGGGGATGCCGTTCCTTCGCAAGATGAACATGCAGCTCGCGAGCAAAATGCGCTTCGTTGCCGCGCAGCTCATCGCGCTCTACGAGGGTGACCTGTGGTTCCGGTCCGCTCGGCAGGCCAACGCGATGGCCGCCCGGCTGGCCGCCGCCGTCGGCGGGGTGGAGGGCGTCACGGTCACCCAACAGGTCGAGGCCAACGCCGTGTTCGCCGTGCTCGACCGGGCCGCGGCCGACCGGCTCCGTGAGCAGTACCGCTTCTACGACTGGAACCAGGCCACCGGCGAGGTGCGTTGGATGTGCGCCTGGGACCACACCGAGGACGATGTCGACTCCTTCGTCGCTGCTCTGCGCGCTGCGCTCTGACCAGTGCCGGCGCAGGCTCCACGGCGCCGGTGTCGGAGAACGACCGCCCGCTCGGCGAAACCTCAGAACACCCTGCGGGAACCGGGCGGGAGCGGCCACCCTGTGACACCCGTCCTCGCGCTCACCCTCGGAACCCTGAACCCGATTTGGCCCCGTCCGCCGGTCACGAGTAGATTGAGCAGGTTGCCTCGGCGAGGACGACGAATCCCGGATTGCATCCATCGGTGTTCGTGTGTCGTGATCGACGCGGTGGGTGCTCCCGCCTGTGTCGTATTGCCGACGAGTCGGCTGGATGAAGATCCGGCGCCGAGGCGATCCACTGCCGAGCAGACCCACCGCACATCAGAAGTGAACCGAGGAGCTGTCACACCATGGCCGAGAACCGTCTCACCGCCGAAACCCGCACCGAGTTCGGCAAGGGTTTCGCCCGTCGCGCCCGCAAGGCCGGCAAGATTCCCGCCGTCCTGTACGGCCACGGCACCGATCCTCGCCACCTGGCGCTCAATGCGCGCGAGTTCACCCGCGTCATCAAGCAGGGCGCCAACACCGTGCTGACCCTCGACGTCGACGGCGAAGAGGCCCTGGCCCTGCCGAAGTCCGTTGTCCGACACCCGGTCAAGGACTACTACGAGCACATCGACCTGCTGCTGGTGCGGCGCGGCGAGAAGGTCACCGTCGACATCCCGGTCGTCGTCGTCGGCGAACCCGAGCCCGGCGTGCTGGTCATCACCGAAGCGAACAGCCTCTCGGTGGAGGTCGACGCACTGAACATCCCTGACCACTTCGAGGTCGACATCACCGGCGCTGAGGTCGGCACCCAGTTCCTGGCCGGCCAGGTCAAGGTCCCGAACGGCGTCGAGCTGCTGACCGATCCCGAGGCCCTGGTCGTCGGCATCCAGCACGCTCCGACCGCCGATGAACTCGAGGCCGAGGACGCCGAGGTCATGGAGGAGCTGGGCATCGAGCAGGACGCACCGGACTCCGAGGACGCCGAGGGCGAGGCGTCCGGCTCGGACAAGTCCGAGGACGAGAAGTCCGACGAGAGCTGAGCTGTTCCAGAATCGACCGAAGGGCGCCATCCGCGAGGATGGCGCCCTTCGGCGTTCCGGTGGGAACTGCTCCGCCCCCCGGCCGGACCCGACCCGCGCTGGACGGGTCGGCCGGCGGAGTCAGACCAGAGCGGCGATGATCGCGGCGGTCACCCTGTCGGTGCTCCCGCTCAGTCCGCCGGCCACAGCGGCAGCAAGCACAGCCTGCTCCACGGACGCTGCTTCCGCCTGGAAACCCAAGGCGCGCAACATGAGGGCCGCCGAGAGCACGGCACCTGTCGGGTTGGCGATCCCTTGGCCGGCGATGTCCGGCGCCGACCCGTGGATCGGTTCGAACAGGCCGGGCAGCGATGAGCCCGGAGTGAAGTTGGCGGACGGCATCAAGCCGACCCCGCCGCCGATCTCGCCGCCGAGATCGGTGAGCAGATCGCCGAAGAGGTTGTCGGTGACGATCACGTCGAAGTCCTGTGGCCGGCGGATCAGGTGGATCGTCATCGCGTCCGCGTGCTGGTACTCGAGTTCGACACCGGGGTGCAGCGTCGCGACCTCGGCGATCACATCGGCCCACAGGCCGCCGGCGTGCAGCATGACGTTGGTCTTGTGCGACCAGGTCAGCTTGCCGCGGCGTGACTCGGCCAGCCCGAACGCGTACTCGGCGGCCCGGCGGATCCCGTGGCGGGTGTTGATCGAGTCCTGGACGGCGACCTCGTGCTCGCTGCCGCGGCGGAACCGACCGCCGGTGCCGACGTACGGACCCTCGGTGTTCTCCCGGACGAAGATCCAGTCGACGGTCTCCGGGGTCGCGGTCGAGACCAGCGAGGACTGTCCGGGGAGCAGCTTGACCGGGCGGACGTTGAGGCCGAGGTCGAACTCGAACCGCAGGCGCAGCAACAGATCCCGCTCCATGATGCCGGGCGGTACCTCGGGATGACCGACGGCGCCGAACAGGATCGCGTCGGTCCCGCGGAGCGTCTCGAGGTCGGCGTCCGGCAGCAGCTCGCCGGTCTGCAGGTACCTGGTGGCCGAGACCGGCACGTCGATGTAGTCCAGCGCGACGCCGGTGGCGTCGAGCACCTGACGGGCCGCGGCGATCACCTCCGGTCCGATGCCGTCACCCCCGACGACGGAGATACGGCGGGCGACGGAGGCGGTGGTCGGCTGAGCGGTGGTCGGCTGCGCGGCGGCCGACGGGGCAGAAGTCATGCCGCCATCCTCCCAACTGCCCGATCGCCCCCAACGGTCGCCCCCGGACCGGGTTCGCACGGGTGCTCCGGCCGACGGACGATGCTGAGGGCGCCGCCGCAGCAGCTACCGTTGACGACCGTGACCAGCGCAGCTGCCCCGCCCGACCCCGTCATCGATCCGGTCCTGGTGATCGGCCTCGGCAATCCCGGTCCCGGCTACGCCGGCAACCGCCACAACGTCGGCGCCATGGTGGCAGACGTGCTGGCCGGCCGGCTCGGCGGGCGGTTCTCCTCGCACAAGGCCGGCGCCGACATCGTCACCGGCAGGCTCGCAGGTGCGCAGGCGATCGTGGCGAAGCCCCGCTCGTACATGAACGTCTCCGGGCAACCGACCGCGGCGCTGGCTCGCTTCTTCAAGGTGCCGGCGCAGCACGTCATCGTCGTGCACGACGAGCTGGACCTGGACCCGCAGACGATCAGGGTGAAGCAGGGCGGCGGCGAGGGTGGTCACAACGGCCTGCGATCGATCTCGCAGTCGTTGGGCACCAAGGACTATCTGCGGGTGCGCTTCGGCATCGGTCGACCGCCCGGTCGCCAGGATCCAGCGGATTTCGTTCTCAAGAACTTCTCCTCGACCGAGTCGAAGGAGCTCCCGATCGACCTCGAGAATGCCGCCGACGCGGTCGAATCGCTGATCAGGCTCGGGCTGCTCGACACCCAGAACCGCCTGCACTGAGTCGTCTCCGGCCGACGAGCAGTGCTGCGCGGGACA from Nakamurella sp. A5-74 harbors:
- a CDS encoding DUF1048 domain-containing protein, whose translation is MTNFLKKILGDKKEWRAMEARAKQLPEDYRVMYSEIQKYLWKFSAGSGMTTIAVLKDLLGLFESGAADGRRALEVTGDDVAAFCDELLTHAHTYTEDWRKSLNRNVTDKLRNPQDPS
- a CDS encoding PadR family transcriptional regulator; protein product: MLKGVLEGCVLEIISRGETYGYEIASSLRELGFADVVEGTVYTILLRLEKNALVMIDKRASTLGPPRKFYSLNDSGRAELANFWAKWEFVSLKLDELKGAQR
- a CDS encoding SDR family oxidoreductase, which gives rise to MSQPSSQPRDTTVHPDADAPTVTTLVTGATGAAGAEVCRALLARGQRVIAIGRSGQKLAELARQTPGVLTAAADLADSGDVRRVLDEVRASHGPVDGLVHLVGGWRGGKKFTDATEDDWKFLSTNLIDTLRHVTLAIHDDLVASQHGRAVIVSAKAAAKPTAGNAVYATAKAAAEAWQLALADSLRKNQSGRKDYPLPQTSAAVVLVITAIGDNPKFTAPDALAARIAGLFDADAAGINGTRIDLTAPATA
- a CDS encoding NUDIX domain-containing protein codes for the protein MAIPDFIVALRERVGAMPLWLIGCTAVVVRPGDPAHTDTDADTGDPEILMVRRADNGAWTPITGIVDPAEHPAVAAAREVAEEAAVTVVVERLAQVGVTGPVVYANGDPAQYLDLTFRCRVVPGTAADPYPADGENTEARWVRRSALSALDPAVRPSILARIDASLADEVAPRMVTLESH
- a CDS encoding beta-eliminating lyase-related protein, which codes for MSTATPLHDPHRRHFASDNYAGVHPEILQALADANGGHQVAYGEDVYTERLQQVARRHFGDQAGIWPVWNGTGANVLSLQALLPRWGAVVCAETAHINTDENAAPERVAGLKLLTVPTPDGKLTPELIDRQAWGFGDEHRAQPAAVSITQTTELGSLYTAEQIRAVAEHAHALGLMVHLDGSRISNAAAALGTDLRSFTTDVGVDVVSLGGTKNGAMGAEAVAILNPELGDLGMPFLRKMNMQLASKMRFVAAQLIALYEGDLWFRSARQANAMAARLAAAVGGVEGVTVTQQVEANAVFAVLDRAAADRLREQYRFYDWNQATGEVRWMCAWDHTEDDVDSFVAALRAAL
- a CDS encoding 50S ribosomal protein L25/general stress protein Ctc gives rise to the protein MAENRLTAETRTEFGKGFARRARKAGKIPAVLYGHGTDPRHLALNAREFTRVIKQGANTVLTLDVDGEEALALPKSVVRHPVKDYYEHIDLLLVRRGEKVTVDIPVVVVGEPEPGVLVITEANSLSVEVDALNIPDHFEVDITGAEVGTQFLAGQVKVPNGVELLTDPEALVVGIQHAPTADELEAEDAEVMEELGIEQDAPDSEDAEGEASGSDKSEDEKSDES
- a CDS encoding 3-isopropylmalate dehydrogenase, whose translation is MTSAPSAAAQPTTAQPTTASVARRISVVGGDGIGPEVIAAARQVLDATGVALDYIDVPVSATRYLQTGELLPDADLETLRGTDAILFGAVGHPEVPPGIMERDLLLRLRFEFDLGLNVRPVKLLPGQSSLVSTATPETVDWIFVRENTEGPYVGTGGRFRRGSEHEVAVQDSINTRHGIRRAAEYAFGLAESRRGKLTWSHKTNVMLHAGGLWADVIAEVATLHPGVELEYQHADAMTIHLIRRPQDFDVIVTDNLFGDLLTDLGGEIGGGVGLMPSANFTPGSSLPGLFEPIHGSAPDIAGQGIANPTGAVLSAALMLRALGFQAEAASVEQAVLAAAVAGGLSGSTDRVTAAIIAALV
- the pth gene encoding aminoacyl-tRNA hydrolase, producing MTSAAAPPDPVIDPVLVIGLGNPGPGYAGNRHNVGAMVADVLAGRLGGRFSSHKAGADIVTGRLAGAQAIVAKPRSYMNVSGQPTAALARFFKVPAQHVIVVHDELDLDPQTIRVKQGGGEGGHNGLRSISQSLGTKDYLRVRFGIGRPPGRQDPADFVLKNFSSTESKELPIDLENAADAVESLIRLGLLDTQNRLH